The region AAAAACAGGGTGAGGTCTTTCCAAACAAGAAGTAAGAATGCTATTTTCTTCCTGTGTAATTCATCTATGTGGCCCTTGTTGCTTGAAGCATGGTTTGcgctaaccagtgttaaatacatgtaccatgGAACCCTATAGCTTTTGATCCCTCTGAACTAATGGTtggcgctaaccaggcttcgagcaactggcccTTGAGCGTTAAACTTAGTAATTGAAATGAGCCCAAAACAGGAACAGAGAAAATCTTTGGCTAGGGTGAAAATTGGACCCACGACCTCTGGATTCAATCGCTGTTGCTCTACTACCCTGCTTGGCAGACTAAAAGAAATGGAAACTACTGAGCTACAGGGTCACAcaaatctttctttcttttttcttttatgatCTTCACACAAGTTAAGACAAATTACCTTGGGGGAGCAGGTCAgcagggaaagagaaaaaaaaaattacttaaatAATGGAAAGAATTTAAGAATGTACTGAATAGTGTAATAGAATATTTtccccatcccataatgcaatacaatacaagttatttatcccgtggactgtatcatgcttcagtgaactagATATCCATAAGTATTCAAgatgttacattttttttacatgggaATAAATATAGGACTGAAAATTTCACTCTTATGGATATCTTGGTTGAACTATAAGttcagaaagaagaaatgttCCCCTTTTCATTACTAAAGAGTTTAGTCTATGAGTAAGCTCTATTTGGAGACAGCTTGATTACTAAAATGGCTTTTGTTGGGGTGAAAGGGTGAATAGGGACATTTATCCCATTACTCCCCAAGATCATCGCAGgactacccccagcattaaattggctggtacccatttatactcctgggtggagagaggcaccgtgagagtaaagtgtcttgcccaagaacacaacacattGTCCCCAGGCCACTCGACCCTGAGTCAAGCGCACCAAGCAGGTGGGGACCGCACCTCCCGAtgaactagcatcccatccaggggagagtagaaatactcctagtcgcttcatgctatggaAACCGGGGATAGGCTACAGCCTGTTGGGCcactggctcgtaagcagactttgcCCTGAACTGCCCATGGATCTCCGAGGAGGCATTACATGACCTCCATTAACAAGTATAATGGAGGGCAGGTCGTTTCGCTAGAGTTAAATACCCGTTCGCCCAATAAGTAATGTGACAGAGCAAGGAGCAAACAAAATTTTATGTCCATCCATATAAAATACAGATTAGCATAATTTTTCCCTAAATTTGAACTATTTGGATTATAATGGGTGACCATTATCTACCAGTTGATTGTGTGAGTGTatcatttaagcaatagaccacaagtttttatggtttataggctgataaaccatgCGGGATGTTGatagaacacgagaagaattcgtaaatcacgagccgcaggcAAGTGAGTTACAAATTCTTAGAGTGttccaacatcccaagtggtttatcatgcctataaaccatagaaacctgtggtctattccttttatataataattcagaagacatgctatttttccatgagtttactggcacaataaaacatagccgattgaccaatcagagcgtgcgcattgatttggttattatataaactgGGATATACCTATTGCTTTCTAAATCATCTCAAAGAATAACTTGGGCTAACAGGTTCTCAGCGAATTGGCTTCAGGCGAAACAACCGCAATTTGTGGAACATTGTTTGGTGTTAGCTTGATTCAGAATTATGAATTTCCCTATCGGAGGTAAAAGAGTTGGGCTACTGGGTCTTAAAAATTATTAAAGGGAGGTctgaaaaaagttttctttcacTGACCTTTGGGCGTACTTGAATCTTTGATGATAGACTATATTAGTAAGtatatttattaaatttccaacgtcggttaatgcatttcttgtgctctgattggttcactcaatttcGGTTAAGCCATTagatactggcttaaaatgttacagtatgtaATATTGCGACCAGAAATTAAGCCATTAGATACTGGCtatatactgtaacattttaagccagtattCAACAGCATATTTATAGTTACAGTCTGTTATACCAACCATAGTTAGTGGCTTAAAATGATACAATACATATCATACTGTGTTATTAACATATGTCATTTCATGTAGTGCCCGTTTCTTTATTGTGCGTGGGTGTGCACTTAGTAAGGTCAGCATGGTCCTCCTTGTCAACCTCTATAGCTACACTATTGAATTTCTCTCGCCAATAGTTTTCCCTCAGTTCCGCATTTCTTCTCTTTCGTTGCTCTTTCCTTATTTCTTCAAGCAACTCCTCCCTCGAAAGAAACCGCTTGTTGCGTTGAGGTTTAATGGACTTCCTCTTTGAACGGTTCTTTTGGCTTTGGGAGTTAACAGTTTTAAACCTCCCACAATTTCTGCAAGTTTCTCCAAAATTGCTAAGGATTTGACAGGATCCTGAATATACTCTTGTCTCTGGCCGCTTTGCTGGGTCTGAAAGGTGGGTTAGTTGACCAACTGTGTGATGGGAAAGGCTGGTAATGGATTGATCTTCTTCAAGAATAAATCCAAGGCAGATGGGGACGGTGTTCAAGTATTGCAGGATCACTGAGATTTCTTCTGCTAGTGGTGCACCTCTCGTCTCGTCAATTCTTAGTACTGAACCCAAATCAACCACACAACCATGGGATCTGATCTTGTAATTCGGCCTAGAGGAGGCCTCGTTATGGGGTAGTTCCACCAGCATTTCCAAGCTCAAACGCTCACCTCTAAATTCTGTTTTTTCTCTTCGGAAGAAGGAGAAACGGTACGCACTATCAGCTTCTCCCGTCCACCCTTGGGGCAATGACACATTGTCCAGCTGTAGAGCCTTCTCTTCTACTTTTATTGCAGCAGTGGGTCTTGATGTCACCCTCGTTAAATTTAAATACGCATTTTGACGAGCATTACGTGGGCCCCGTTTTACAAACTTAACTTTTGCACCCCAAATATCCGTTACGATACTACCAATTGTGTAAGTCGACAACGAGTTTGACCACTCTCGATTGTCCTTCTCTGTCTGACTATGCTTGACTATGTCGTTTGTAAAGGTAAGGCTATCCTCTGAGTACTCGTAATTGGATAGAAGCCTATGAGAAAAATATTTCGAATAAGCATTTCCCAACACGcaatttcaaaattcaaaatttgtgTTCTGTACATTCTATACATTGTACAGTAGAAAACAAACTTCACGCAGATCTGTGCCAATAAACTTACCAGAATTTCCAATGTGGGGGATATCTCGAACCTTTGTGGCGTTTCGGAGAGGAATCACGTTCATTTTCGAGCGATCTCTTCGCCTGTGATAACATGTTTTGTAGCTCGAAGAAAGCGCAGCAGAATAGAAATTGCTGTCCGTTGCCACCTGGTAAAGCATACATGTTAGTCCCATGACCTATCCCATACTACATGTTAGTCCCATGAACTATCCCACACTGACTGCATTAgactcatgggctattgacccgtagtccttgcgggctacgggtctaattgttaaatatcatcCACTATCACCACACATCGACCACTATCGTTTGACATCATACGCTTATGTCACTAGACATCATTCACTATCACGACACATCATTCACTATCAACAGATATCATCCACTATGGGTAGACATCATACGTTATCACTAGACATCATCCACTACTATCACGACACATCATTCATTATCAACAGATATCATCCACTATCACCAAATATCATCCACTATCGTTAGACATCATACGCTATCACCACACATCATTCACTATCaccaattattaaattctcaacctcggataatgcatttcgcgtgctctgattggttcactcaatcccGGTTATCacctcatataccttggtttgaccttatatggtaaatgattgcggtaaaactaaactaaaatgttttcgctggaaagcgagatttctctttgaataaagccaaaaagggaaCAAACTTTTTTTGCGGAAAGTTTGGATccattccgacgtttagaagtacgcaatgcaagaaggcaagaaatgtttttgtgatgagtctGCGTCTATTTGagcacaaggtattacacaacatcgcatcagttctcatcaagttttttcgatttcgctcggatttgcttccttttttctttcgtatttcgtacttccaaatttttggagtttaaggaatttaataaaacaattattccattcgcgcttgttggataagagactggttatagccaactcggcgctacgcgcctcgttggctatttaccatctcatatccaacgcgcgctcatggaataattgttaaatatcctcCACTATCGTTAGACATCATTCACTATCACTAGACATCATCCACGATCACCACACATCATTCACTATTACCAAATATCATCCAATATCGTTAGACATCATACGCTATCACTGGACATCATCCACTATCACCACTCATCATTCACTATCACcaattatagttcaccactaaattttctccgattcttattggtttaaattgatcacgtgacgcgatagtgttcgtccgcggagagacactagggagcttaaggacgcgcgtttttaagacgcggacgtcaaccggaagagaaaatttcgcgtgccagggcagtgTGTCTCCCAaatatttatactaattatctctaatggataaaagatacttggaaatgtaaatgtggttgtgtgaagagaagttaaaagggaaaacagctcacttccggttgccgtctgcgtctcaaaaacgcacgtgcttaatctccctatcagcccatagtgcccgtccgaggaaaatacccggatggatagtagtcgtccgctgaaaatacctctgtaaacaagcggccttatgaaaaataaacaatcgaaattgtattacgagggtttttgtttgttttctttttcaaattttacattggctgacacggctttcgtctaataaagttgaaaataattcaacatgatttttgagctggcgcgcggaagaaaatttagtagtgaacaataaagacaatagagtgtttatgtctcggaactatcggtcttatagttgccccttggaaattttatgttcttaaaactagcatatttgccctcgaagcttcgcttttcgggcaaatatttgttttaagaacatcaaatttccgcggggcaactatcagccgatagttcctcgacagaaacactctattgtttaaatatcaTCCACTATCGTTAGACATTATCCACTATCACCAGATATCACCCGCTATCGTTAGACATCATATACTATAACTAGATATCACCCACAATCTACACATCATTCACTATCACCAAATATCATCCACTATCGTTAGACATCATACGCTATCACTAGAGATCACCACTATTACCACAcatcattcactatcatcagATATCATCCACTATCGTTGGACATCATACCCTTTTACTATACGTCATACGCTATCACCAGATGTCATCCACTAGCGTTAGACATCGTACGCTATCATTAGACGTCATCCACTATCACTAGACAACATTCACGATTACCAGACATCATCCGCTATCACCACACATTGTCCGTTATCGCAAGACATCATCCACTATCGCCACACATCATCCACTATCACTAGACATCATCTGCTATCATTAGAGGTCATACGCTATCAAAAGACATAATCATCACCACACATCATCCACTATGAACAGACATTATCCGCTATCACAAGACATCTTCCCCTATCACCACACATCTTCCACTATTATTAGACATCACCCACTATCACCGCACATCATCCGCTATCACCAGATATCAAATTCATCCACTATCATTACACGTCATACGCTATCACTAGACGTCATACGCTATCACCACGTATCATCCACTATCACTAGGGCATCATCTGCTATCATTAGACGTCATACGCTATCAATAGACATCATCCACTATCACCACACACTAGACGTCATAAGCTTCGCCGAGGCATCACTCACAATAAGTTCAAGTTTGTTAAAGGCTTAGGAACACATACAAAGTAAAATAAGCACTGCTCGCAGTCAGCTACAGCtattcgaggcgagcagtgattaCAACTCATGACAAATCGCAACAATTCAACCTTAcagaataaaaaagaaacttacaataACTAACAGGTAAAACAAAAGCAACGaaaatgcaaagacaaagctaATACTAATTGGTTACAAATAAAGATTTACGAATAGAGGAAGATACTTTGCCGattaatttacaatatttaaaataaaaaagaaaaggaaaattctaAGAAATACGTAGAAAAAAACGTCTTGACGTTAATCTTGTGTTGTAGGGGTGAATGTTCAATCGGAAATTAAATTCATTACTGAGTTATTTGGGGCGGCGAAAATTTATTGAAGTGCATCAGTCGTGCATTAAGATAGCAATTgattaaagttattttcctaTTTCAACAACTGCGAAATTTGTGTCTATCAGTAGAtacaagtttttaaaaaatttattttaagtaCAGTTCGAGTTAGTttagtttaccagtttcagcacttggagattGATCTCGTGtaatcttgtttgtttgtttgttagaTTCGTGAATCGCGCATCTAACAAACTCGAATTGCCCAAGATCACAGCATCCCTTTCGTATGTAGACCGTTTGAAGAAAGTGCGAAGAAAACTTTGTATACAAGCATGGTTTTTTACCAAGGGCAGGGATTAGCTTGCCTCCCTTGTACCTTATGCGTTAACGGGAGGAAAACACTCACGAATTCTCGACTTGTGCAATACACTCGTTTCATTTGTAATAGTACAATTTATCTCTGTCTTGGACAATCTTTTCTCGTGTGAGTCGTGCAGATAATGCATTCTTACTCACAAAGAGACGTTAAGGTATCAGCGACCGTGATGCGTGCAACTCACTGTgattggaaattaaaaaaaaaggaaaaagaaaagagaaaaaggctCATCAGCCTCACACTATAGTCTAATTTCCCAGTACTTCGCAGTTTGTGAAGCTACATTAATGGCGAAATTGTCTACCTCTTATATATTGAATATTGAGTGCTATAACTGCGAAACAATGTAAGTGTTTACAGAATTGAAAGACAGCGAAATTTGCACTTATTAAGCATAAATTACATCTCTTTAGGTTGGTTTACACGTACGACGCATACGCAGGCGCATTAACTTGGAGTTAAGTAGTGTATTTTGTTCacacagtgattggttcaaagttctggcgcaattttttcaaccaatcagaagtaaaaccaaaaccaatcgtggctcgcgcgtgcacattttcccgcgctttgtgtcggctacgtgtaattacttcgagttttgattggtttactggattgtctctgtccttttgattggccacagtaattactttggttttggtcttacgacactcaattgaaactagCTCTAATGAAAGGTACCAATCATCAAAACGCTACTGCGTCTGcgtatgttgcttgtgcttatgcttggtGTAAAACAACCTTTTAGGAGACGTAATGCGGCT is a window of Montipora capricornis isolate CH-2021 chromosome 13, ASM3666992v2, whole genome shotgun sequence DNA encoding:
- the LOC138028284 gene encoding uncharacterized protein, producing the protein MYALPGGNGQQFLFCCAFFELQNMLSQAKRSLENERDSSPKRHKGSRYPPHWKFWLLSNYEYSEDSLTFTNDIVKHSQTEKDNREWSNSLSTYTIGSIVTDIWGAKVKFVKRGPRNARQNAYLNLTRVTSRPTAAIKVEEKALQLDNVSLPQGWTGEADSAYRFSFFRREKTEFRGERLSLEMLVELPHNEASSRPNYKIRSHGCVVDLGSVLRIDETRGAPLAEEISVILQYLNTVPICLGFILEEDQSITSLSHHTVGQLTHLSDPAKRPETRVYSGSCQILSNFGETCRNCGRFKTVNSQSQKNRSKRKSIKPQRNKRFLSREELLEEIRKEQRKRRNAELRENYWREKFNSVAIEVDKEDHADLTKCTPTHNKETGTT